From one Rhodamnia argentea isolate NSW1041297 chromosome 1, ASM2092103v1, whole genome shotgun sequence genomic stretch:
- the LOC115740271 gene encoding lysM domain receptor-like kinase 4, with the protein MESSFLSLSLVIALAILRFSPFARAQQPYIGKNTTVCSKTNDSSSPALGYACNGLHKTCRAYLIYRSTPPYNTVPSIARLLASDPSRLSALNSVAPNATFAANKMVIVPVNCSRSGRYYQANASYTIRHGDNYYVIVNSTYQGLTTCRAIKSQNVIETVDLYSGELTIPIRCACPTKNQTNLGIKYLLSYVVAEGNSVSRISARFGASVARTLEANGLSEQYSTIYPFTTLLVPLRNPPLSNQTIIPPPPPGQLTPPPPSQLPTPPASSSRNKWVYAIAGFLVGAACTLVIGRGIIFGMSFRHRNVQHTASIVPNDPETRAKPIAEVDGDSQGLMQTIYGIAQAIKVYSFEELLLATNDFSPSYRIKGCVHRGEIDGCSVAIKKVNGDAIKEINILKKINHFNIVRLSGICFNDGDWYFVYDFAAHGSLSDWIYNTLGDGKTVLSWTQRVQIALDMATGLNYLHGFTSPPHIHKNVTSGNVLLDGNFRAKITNLGMARSAEGEEGRFALTSHIVGTRGYMAPEYLENGLVSTALDVYAFGVLAMEMITGKEAESLTREESSNLFDAMDAVDREDSMTERLVDLIDPSLGGRYPLDLAAFMIGIIRCCLKKNAADRPDMDEIVRCLSGLLASTINWESSHNVV; encoded by the coding sequence ATGGAGTCgagcttcctctctctctccttagtAATTGCTCTGGCCATCTTGCGTTTCTCACCTTTCGCCCGCGCGCAGCAACCTTACATCGGCAAGAACACCACGGTCTGTTCCAAGACCAACGACTCCTCCTCTCCCGCTCTGGGCTACGCATGCAATGGCCTGCACAAGACTTGCCGAGCCTACCTCATTTACCGTTCCACTCCGCCCTACAACACCGTCCCCTCGATTGCCCGGCTCCTGGCCTCCGACCCGTCTCGGCTCTCCGCCTTAAACTCGGTCGCTCCGAACGCAACGTTCGCGGCTAACAAGATGGTCATAGTCCCCGTGAATTGCTCCCGCTCGGGTCGGTACTATCAGGCGAATGCCTCGTACACGATCAGGCACGGAGACAATTATTACGTGATCGTCAATAGCACTTACCAAGGCCTCACGACGTGCCGCGCCATCAAGAGTCAAAACGTCATCGAAACCGTGGACTTATACAGCGGAGAGCTCACCATTCCGATCCGATGTGCTTGTCCCACCAAGAACCAAACCAACCTCGGGATTAAGTATCTGTTGAGCTATGTCGTCGCCGAGGGCAACTCGGTTTCGAGAATTAGCGCGCGTTTTGGTGCTAGCGTCGCGAGGACGCTGGAAGCAAACGGCCTTTCCGAGCAATACTCCACTATCTATCCCTTCACCACTCTGCTAGTTCCCCTTCGAAACCCGCCTTTGAGTAATCAAACAATAATACCTCCCCCGCCACCAGGCCAACTCACGCCGCCTCCGCCGTCACAATTGCCGACTCCACCTGCTTCGTCGTCGAGAAACAAATGGGTATATGCAATTGCTGGTTTTCTCGTCGGAGCTGCTTGTACATTGGTGATCGGGCGTGGCATTATTTTCGGTATGTCTTTTCGCCACAGAAATGTGCAGCATACAGCGAGTATCGTTCCCAATGACCCTGAGACGCGCGCGAAACCGATCGCGGAGGTAGATGGAGACTCTCAAGGACTGATGCAGACCATATATGGCATAGCTCAGGCCATCAAAGTGTACAGTTTCGAAGAACTGCTACTAGCAACAAATGACTTTAGTCCTAGCTATCGGATCAAAGGGTGTGTCCATCGGGGGGAGATCGACGGTTGCTCTGTCGCAATCAAGAAAGTGAATGGCGATGCGATAAAGGAAATCAACATCCTCAAGAAGATCAACCATTTCAACATCGTTCGCCTTTCAGGGATTTGCTTCAACGATGGGGACTGGTACTTCGTCTATGACTTTGCTGCTCACGGTTCCTTAAGTGACTGGATTTACAACACACTAGGTGATGGTAAAACTGTCCTGAGTTGGACTCAAAGAGTTCAAATTGCACTTGATATGGCCACTGGCCTGAACTATCTCCACGGCTTCACGAGCCCTCCTCACATTCACAAGAACGTCACGAGCGGCAACGTCCTCCTTGACGGCAATTTCCGGGCCAAGATAACGAATTTGGGCATGGCAAGGTCAGCAGAAGGCGAAGAGGGCCGGTTTGCCTTGACGAGCCACATCGTCGGGACGAGAGGCTATATGGCCCCGGAGTACTTGGAGAACGGTCTGGTCTCCACCGCGCTCGACGTTTACGCCTTCGGGGTCCTCGCGATGGAGATGATCACGGGGAAAGAGGCGGAGTCCTTGACCAGAGAGGAGAGCTCGAATCTATTCGATGCCATGGACGCGGTTGACCGAGAGGACAGCATGACCGAAAGGTTGGTAGACTTGATCGATCCTTCCTTGGGAGGACGTTATCCTTTGGATCTCGCCGCTTTCATGATTGGGATCATCCGATGTTGCCTGAAGAAGAACGCGGCTGATCGTCCCGACATGGACGAGATCGTGCGGTGTCTATCTGGATTGTTGGCATCCACAATCAACTGGGAATCTTCCCATAATGTGGtttga